A stretch of Malus sylvestris chromosome 11, drMalSylv7.2, whole genome shotgun sequence DNA encodes these proteins:
- the LOC126589861 gene encoding enoyl-[acyl-carrier-protein] reductase [NADH], chloroplastic-like, translated as MATTAASSLQMATARPCISSSRRAFRSSTAMLNGNFKVASWTKLSSACHISSVQSFQRCFTSSSMKLDKFVTKAMAGASENKPVSGLPINLKGKRAFVAGVADDNGYGWAIAKSLAAAGAEILVGTWVPALNIFESSLRRGKFDESRILPDGSLMEITKVYPLDAVFDNPEDVPEEIKTNKRYAGSSNWTVQEAAECVKNDFGSIDVLVHSLANGPEVVKPLLETSRKGYLAAISASSYSYVSLLKHFLPIINPGGSSISLTYIASERIIPGYGGGMSSAKAALESDTRVLAFEAGRKKGIRVNTISAGPLRSRAAKAIGFIDMMIDYSSANAPLEKELSAEEVGNTAAFLASPLASAITGGVIYVDNGLNAMGVGVDSPIFENLNIPKAQH; from the exons TGGCAACTGCCAGACCCTGCATTTCCTCTTCTCGTAGAGCTTTCAGGTCGAGCACTGCAATGCTTAATGGCAATTTTAAGGTGGCTTCATGGACTAAACTTTCGAGTGCATGCCACATATCATCTGTACAATCTTTCCAGAGGTGCTTTACTTCATCATCTATGAAATTGGATAAGTTTGTTACAAAGGCAATGGCTGGGGCTAGTGAAAACAAACCTGTCTCGGGGTTACCAATCAATTTGAAAG GAAAGAGGGCATTTGTTGCTGGTGTAGCTGATGATAATGGGTATGGTTGGGCAATCGCAAAATCTCTAGCTGCTGCAGGTGCTGAAATTCTTGTGGGAACATGGGTGCCT GCTTTGAACATTTTTGAGTCCAGCCTGCGACGTGGAAAGTTTGATGAATCACGCAT ATTACCGGATGGTTCTTTGATGGAGATTACCAAAGTATATCCCCTAGATGCTGTGTTTGACAACCCTGAGGATGTCCCCGAGGAG ATCAAAACAAATAAGCGCTACGCAGGATCCAGTAATTGGACTGTCCAG GAAGCTGCTGAATGTGTGAAAAATGATTTTGGCAGCATTGACGTTCTTGTGCACTCGCTTGCAAACGGACCAGAG GTTGTTAAACCTCTGTTGGAGACGTCCAGAAAAGGATATCTCGCCGCTATTTCTGCATCGAGTTATTCCTATGTTTCTTTACTCAAGCATTTCCTCCCAATAATTAATCCAG GCGGTTCTTCAATTTCGCTTACATATATTGCTTCCGAGCGGATCATTCCCGG ATATGGTGGAGGTATGAGCTCTGCAAAAGCAGCTCTTGAGAGTGATACTCGA GTGCTCGCTTTTGAAGCGGGAAGAAAAAAGGGAATTAGAGTCAACACAATATCTGCTG GTCCACTAAGAAGCCGTGCTGCAAAAGCGATTGGATTCATCGATATGATGATCGACTACTCATCAGCCAACGCACCTTTAGAAAAAGAACTATCCGCAG AGGAGGTAGGAAACACAGCTGCTTTCTTGGCATCACCTTTGGCCTCCGCCATTACCGGCGGTGTTATATACGTAGACAATGGTTTGAACGCAATGGGCGTCGGAGTTGACAGCCCAATTTTTGAGAACCTCAACATTCCAAAGGCGCAGCACTGA
- the LOC126589862 gene encoding non-structural maintenance of chromosomes element 4 homolog A-like translates to MPKSAKRERIASQTRGVDDAAQLRAVKREKVNAGDRVDDESSRPSEQDAVRRRALRSDYLAVKNLISEKRDDLMCPDSEKFGLLINEVEKLHEQVQKPREQVADAEALLDITNTLWTSVKSHSSAGISPSDFVTALLNNFSQPRGGDDHVSVNWKEIGLAVLPIFKNAHGCCTMLGPMSTELKQRKAVVRSKRVKPTTTDRPDEIDDTQTEEKTDTDKNMSTIFDILRRKKRVRLETLILNRNSFAQTVENLFALSFLVKDGRAELSVDANGFHIVSPRNAPSAEDVASRKVTYHHFVFRFDFKDWKVMMDSLPVGEELMPHRSPPNTTPASQEEQAAYDSQTALPTTPIRKLSRNRGRVVQEESIVEESPENDDATGSNVFRRSKRKL, encoded by the exons ATGCCGAAGTCAGCGAAGCGCGAAAGGATCGCGAGTCAAACCCGAGGCGTTGACGATGCCGCGCAGCTCAGAGCCGTGAAGCGCGAGAAGGTCAACGCCGGCGATCGAGTGGATGACGAGTCGTCTCGCCCGAGTGAGCAGGACGCCGTTCGGCGGCGGGCGCTCCGGTCCGACTACCTCGCCGTCAAGAACCTCATCAGTG AGAAAAGAGATGATTTGATGTGCCCAGATTCGGAGAAGTTCGGACTTCTCATCAATGAAGTCGAGAAATTGCATGAGCaag TTCAGAAGCCAAGGGAACAAGTAGCAGATGCAGAGGCACTGCTGGACATAACTAACACATTGTGGACCTCTGTTAAGTCACATTCCAGTGCCGGGATTAGCCCGTCCGACTTTGTTACTGCTTTGCTTAATAATTTTAGCCAACCGAGAGGAGGGGATGACCATGTCTCAGTTAATTGGAAGGAAATTGGGTTGGCTGTTTTGCCCATTTTCAAGAATGCTCATGGGTGTTGCACTAT gcTTGGACCCATGAGTACTGAGTTGAAGCAAAGGAAGGCTGTGGTTCGCAGTAAACGTGTAAAGCCTACCACAACTGATCGGCCTGATGAG ATAGATGATACTCAGACAGAAGAGAAAACTGATACTGACAAGAACATGTCAACGATATTTGACATTCTAAGAAGGAAAAAGCGAGTTCGACTGGAAACTTTGATATTAAACAGAAACTCTTTTGCGCAGACGGTGGAGAACTTATTTGCTCTGTCGTTCTTAGTCAAAGATGGTCGGGCTGAATTATCTGTGGATGCAAATGGTTTTCATATTGTTT CGCCTAGGAATGCTCCTTCTGCTGAGGATGTGGCATCACGGAAGGTGACTTACCACCATTTTGTGTTCCGATTTGATTTCAAGGACTGGAAG GTAATGATGGATAGTTTGCCTGTTGGTGAGGAGCTGATGCCTCATAGATCACCCCCAAACACTACACCTGCCTCTCAAGAGGAACAAGCAGCATACGATTCCCAAACAGCCTTACCCACAACCCCGATTCGAAAACTCTCCAGAAACCGTGGTCGGGTTGTGCAGGAAGAATCTATTGTAGAAGAATCCCCTGAAAATGATGATGCTACTGGATCTAACGTCTTTCGCAGGTCTAAGCGCAAGCTTTAA